The Persicobacter psychrovividus genomic sequence TTGATCCACAGCATTAACTTGCTCTAAGATCAATCCATTTAACCAAATACTTTGCTCTATATTTTCATTGTAAAAGTCTAAGACTATTGGATCTTTTCCATTGGATACAATATAGTTAACCATAAATAATGGTTTTCTTTCTTGTGCGTCATCATGTTTCATATAGAAAACACCATGGTCATCGGAAATCCTTTGTGAAAGTCCTCGTTCATCCTGTATGTCACAATGGATGATTTTGGGAAGTTTAAATTTCTGTAAGCGAACGTGGTGATAGGTTTCCAATTTGTAGGTGCCCGCCGGTAAGCTGCTTAAGGTCAATGATAGTTTGCCCTTTGTAGCATAGGCAGCGTCAGCCCCCATAAAACTAAGATTACCCAGCATACTTGCTCCACCTGACCAATCTATTTTTGTCGCATCTAAACTTGCTACTGCCTCATTAAAACCTTTAAGTTTAAAGCTTTTGGATTCGGTCCATGCTTCAAATTCATGTTGTACATATTGCTTTTTGCCACCAATATCCACCATTATTCTTGGGTAATCATAGACAGGACGGTACTCATTTTCAATTACATTTGCATCAATATTCTTTGTATTTACGGTGATATGCCCACTTTTTAAACCCTTTCTAAAGGCCTCAACTTTAAACTTACTATCTCCTGCTGTTGCGGCTACATATATGGAGGCAATACCATCAAATACCTCTGCTGGGTTGGTCAGCGCTTTCGGGTCATCGATCAATTTGCCATCACCGGTTAATTTAAAGTTGATACGTTCCGTGTAGTCCGAACACAGATTACCCCATTTATCTTCAATATATGCATGCACTAATTGCATATCTCCATCTCCAAATCCAACATCGTCAGTTTTCTCCAAACGAATTTTATAGGGTTTTTGAGCTTTTGTCCTTTGATCTCTTGCGACAACCACACCATTCTTATAGGCTACGGCTTCCAATTGCCCCGCCTTCCAATCATGGAAAAAGGTGAAAGAAGGATGGTTTAAGTTATTTTTTTGTTCGCTATTATCTGCCGTTTGGGTGGCCATCAATTGCCCATCCTGATACAGTTCTACAACTTGTGCATTACTGAAGACGCGTACTTTTCCATTGTTTGAAGCGCGATGATCCCCAATATGAACCATAGGAGCCGGGGTCAATTCGGACTGATACCAATAATAAACCGGTTTAGGTAAGCGGAATGCCGTCAGGACAGCGTAGTCTGACATTTTCTCTTTGTTTGGTTCGTTATCAGGGCCAAGTCGATTATAATCGGCTCCGAGCCATGCAAAGCAACCTATATTATTTTTTCTTTCCTTATAGCGAGAAATGTGAAATTGGTTCGCTTCACTATTAGGGTGACAACCATGCTCCATCGACATGGCAAAATCACCATCAGGCATTGAAGTCCAACGGTAGTCCATTGTGGCGTAAATGTCGGTAATGCCCGCATTTTTAACGCCATTCCATGCACTACTCGCTGAAGCGGTAAGTCTAAATGGGTCTTCCTCTTTTACCGCATACTGCATCTGAGGCACGGGGCCTCGGTGGTTAATACCCGCACCCCAAAACAAGATCGATGGATGGTTTTTGTGGTTTCGAATCATTCTACGAGTGACCATTTCGAGTTTTTGCCACCATAATTTATCCCCCCAATCAATCCAAGTAGGGGCTTCCTCGTAAACAATCAGCCCTAATTTATCGCAAGCTTCTATGAAGGCATCATCTTGGGTATAATGTGAGGTTCTAACCGCATTCATCCCCGCCTCTTTATACATTTTAGCTTCTTGAATTTGAAGGCTATTGGGGACGGCATCCCCGATTATAGGGAAGTGCTGATGACGATTGACACCGATTAAGAAAAGGGGCTCTCCATTCAGAAGCAACCCTTGTCCAGCAACAAGCTCAAACCAACGGAATCCGAAGCTGTTTTCCACAAAATCTACCGCTTTATTTTCAACATAAATGGTTGAAATTGCTCGATATAAATAGGGTGAATCTGGAGACCATAAATGAAAATCTCGGTCTATTCCAGTAGTCTGATGGAAGGAGGTATTGCTTTTGGCAGGAATGGTTTTTTCATTGCTTAGCTTTTTGA encodes the following:
- a CDS encoding glycoside hydrolase family 2 TIM barrel-domain containing protein, with the translated sequence MMRYIILLFLSALLSFRSLWAQSSRYDRTERQKINVNADWKFVFGAPEMNYNKVNFNSDEATEVSIPHGLRLTSFRMDSTKDNRYQKNYLRDIGWYQKKMVINAKAHQKVFLEFEAVHNVTDLWVNGQHVGQHSLGGYTPFHFDITDFVNRGTENTITIKADNSFDPSISPDPDASDFVKFAGIYRDVYLVVTDPVHVGFNWEDINAGVHITTPAVNKRSGTVTIKTNVKNEWDKAQKVTVETRVVNAEGIVLKKLSNEKTIPAKSNTSFHQTTGIDRDFHLWSPDSPYLYRAISTIYVENKAVDFVENSFGFRWFELVAGQGLLLNGEPLFLIGVNRHQHFPIIGDAVPNSLQIQEAKMYKEAGMNAVRTSHYTQDDAFIEACDKLGLIVYEEAPTWIDWGDKLWWQKLEMVTRRMIRNHKNHPSILFWGAGINHRGPVPQMQYAVKEEDPFRLTASASSAWNGVKNAGITDIYATMDYRWTSMPDGDFAMSMEHGCHPNSEANQFHISRYKERKNNIGCFAWLGADYNRLGPDNEPNKEKMSDYAVLTAFRLPKPVYYWYQSELTPAPMVHIGDHRASNNGKVRVFSNAQVVELYQDGQLMATQTADNSEQKNNLNHPSFTFFHDWKAGQLEAVAYKNGVVVARDQRTKAQKPYKIRLEKTDDVGFGDGDMQLVHAYIEDKWGNLCSDYTERINFKLTGDGKLIDDPKALTNPAEVFDGIASIYVAATAGDSKFKVEAFRKGLKSGHITVNTKNIDANVIENEYRPVYDYPRIMVDIGGKKQYVQHEFEAWTESKSFKLKGFNEAVASLDATKIDWSGGASMLGNLSFMGADAAYATKGKLSLTLSSLPAGTYKLETYHHVRLQKFKLPKIIHCDIQDERGLSQRISDDHGVFYMKHDDAQERKPLFMVNYIVSNGKDPIVLDFYNENIEQSIWLNGLILEQVNAVDQPNL